CGGAGGCGGGCCCGAGCCTGGCGGTGGTTTTCATGAATACCCTGATGGGCAAGCTGATCGGCGCCCAGCTCAGCGACATCCGTACGGTGGCCGAGGCCAAGGCCATCCCTACTAAGGAGGATATTGCCAACACCTTCCGCACGGCCAAGGTAATCCAGAACTACCTGCAGCCCCAGAAGCTCGAGGTAGATCGGGAGGCCTGCCGGCTGGAAGAGGAAATGCAGGAGAAAGAAGTGCGCTCCATTCTCGAGAAGGTCCTCGAGTTCGGCGATGGCGACATCCTGGTAGGGGCCGCCAAGGCAGTGGAGGTAGGAGTGTTGGATAACCCCTTTGCCGCCAACCGGGCGGCGGCGGGCAAGGTTATGGGCATAAAGGACGCCGAGGGAGCAATACGCTATCTCGACATCGGCAATCTTCCCTTCCCAAGCGAGGTCGTAGAGTACCACCGAGAGAAGATTGCCCAGAGAGAGAAGAGGTCCGGCCGCAAGGTAGACTACGAAACCATAGTCAACGACCTCCTGGCCGTAAGCCGGGGCTACCTGGTTTAGGTGCCGGGGGAAGCGGGCAAAGGGGGGTGATAGCCGGTTCGCGCGGTTTCTCGGGCGCGGCGTCGTGCTTGCGATCACCGGCCCGCCGGGAGTGCAGTGCACGGCTGCCGGGGGTTTGGCGAAGAACTTGCAAACGGTGAGAGGTAGCGAAGGTTGTGGGAGGACCACGATGCTTCGCTGGTGAGCCCAAATATCACCCTGGAAGGGGGCCCAACCCAGAAATGAAACGCAGATCGGTATTAGTCGTAGCGGTAGTCCTGGTGGTAGCCCTGCTGAGCGGGCTTATGGTTTCTTGCGGAGGACAGAAAGCCGGGGAGCAGACGGGACAGCAGGGTACGCAGACGGTGGTGCTCAAGTTCGCCAGCTTCCAGACCGGAGCGTATGTAGACAAGGAGCAGGCCTTCGTGGATCGGTTCAATGCCCGGTGCGGCCCTGCCTACCGCATAGAGTACTATCCCTCCGAGCAGATGGTAGGCATGGCCGAACTGCTGGATGCCGGCCGGACGGGCGTGGCGGACCTGGTCAGCTTGGTACCCAATGCCTATGCTGCCCACGACCCGAGGCTGGGCGCCATAGAGTTGCCCTTCCTGTTTAACAATATTGACGCGCATGTAGAAGCCCTGCCCAAGCTGGCGCCGCTGTATAACGAGGTGCTTGAGCAGCAGTTTAACCAGAAGCTTCTGTGCGTGCATAACTTCACCGCTACCGAGTTGCTGAGCACCCGTCCGGTGAAGACCATGGAGGACTGGCGCGGCCTGGTAGTCCATGCTGTGTCTCCGGTAATCTCCAATGTAGTGACCAGCCTGGGAGGCAGCGCCGTATCCCGTCCCTTCCCCGAGGCCTACGAGTTGCTGCAGAAGAAAACGGTAGAAGCGACTTTTAACGCCCCAGGTATGATAACCACGTATAAGCTGAACGAGGTGGCCAAGAACCTGACCGTGGCCTACTTCTCCGCCGCCATGCACGGCATATCGGTTAACCTGAATAGCTGGAACAAGCTCCCGGCGGACGTCCAAAAGGCCCTGGTCGAGGAAGCCGAAGCCTACGCCAGGGACATGGACGAGTGGTGCAAGGGCGATGAGTACGAGGGCGCGCTCAAGCGGCTGGAACAGGCCGGGGTCCAGGTATACCAGGTGCCCAACGCGGAGCGGGAACGCTGGAAAGAAGCGTGCCGGCCTTACCTTGAGAAGCAATTGCAGACTCTGGGCGATTTCGGGCAGCAGGTTCTGAAGATCGCCGAAGAGGTCAACCAAAAGCACCCGATTCAATAGGGGTTGTCGGCCTCTGGCACCCTACCGGTCCGCCCGCCGATGCGGGGGGACCGGTAGGGTAGTTTGAAGTCGGGGAGGGGTAAAGTTGGCGGACCGGTCCCTACCGAGAGTGGGGCGATTCATCGATCGCCTGACCCAGGTCATGCTGGCGGCAAGTGCCCTTTCGGGAGTGGCGCTTGCCGTGGTGGTGACCTACGGGGTGTTCATGCGTTATGTCCTCCGCACCGCCGAGCCTTATAGCGCGGAATTGAGCGCCATAATACTGCTGTTTCTGGCCTTACTGGCAATACCCGGCGTGGAGGCTTTGGGTCGACACGTCCAGAACGACATGCTGAGCTCCCACTTTCCGCCACGGGCAAGCACTCTGGTGCTGCAGGTTTTGGCTCCCCTGGTGGCGCTGTTGTTTGTGGCCGTATTGATCTGGAAGAGCACGGGAAATGCCCTGTATTCGTTAAAAATCGGGCAGATCAGCGCCTCGGCCTGGGCGGTGCCGCTGGGGCCGATCAAGCTTATCATACCTGTGGGCTACATCGTGCTCTGCCTGGTTATCGTCCAGAAGCTGTGGCGAGGCGTTATCGGGTTGACGGGCAGGTCGTCAAGAGACCGGTAGGGGGCGGAAGGAGGTCCGGGTGGCTCGGCTTCCTTCCCGTGTCCTGCAGATTGTACGGGGAGGCAGAAGGTGGGCATGGAACCGGTCACGATTGCTCTGGTCTGCATTGCCGGAGCATTGGCGCTGATGCTGCTGGGTATCCCTGTCGTTTACTGCCTGGGCTGCACGGGGGCGGTGATGGCCTTTCTCATTTACGGGCCGGTCAGCCTGGACAAGGCGGGCTGGACCACCTTTACTACTCTTTACAACATAAACTGGGTTCCCCTTCCCCTGTTCGTTCTCATGGGTTGTATCATCAGCCAAACCTCCATGGGGCAAGACATTTATAGGGCCGCGCG
This DNA window, taken from Clostridia bacterium, encodes the following:
- the dctP gene encoding TRAP transporter substrate-binding protein DctP, which produces MKRRSVLVVAVVLVVALLSGLMVSCGGQKAGEQTGQQGTQTVVLKFASFQTGAYVDKEQAFVDRFNARCGPAYRIEYYPSEQMVGMAELLDAGRTGVADLVSLVPNAYAAHDPRLGAIELPFLFNNIDAHVEALPKLAPLYNEVLEQQFNQKLLCVHNFTATELLSTRPVKTMEDWRGLVVHAVSPVISNVVTSLGGSAVSRPFPEAYELLQKKTVEATFNAPGMITTYKLNEVAKNLTVAYFSAAMHGISVNLNSWNKLPADVQKALVEEAEAYARDMDEWCKGDEYEGALKRLEQAGVQVYQVPNAERERWKEACRPYLEKQLQTLGDFGQQVLKIAEEVNQKHPIQ
- a CDS encoding TRAP transporter small permease, which produces MADRSLPRVGRFIDRLTQVMLAASALSGVALAVVVTYGVFMRYVLRTAEPYSAELSAIILLFLALLAIPGVEALGRHVQNDMLSSHFPPRASTLVLQVLAPLVALLFVAVLIWKSTGNALYSLKIGQISASAWAVPLGPIKLIIPVGYIVLCLVIVQKLWRGVIGLTGRSSRDR